The segment TCTCACTGCAGAGCTTTTCAATGTCTGTGTCCTTGCTGGGGTCCTTCAGAGAGTGATCATGTGCGAGCACCCTGGGAAAGATTCAGATGTCTTGCCTTTCCAAAtgctgatatattttttaaaggttttatgtatttatttgtgagagagaaagcacacaagcagggtgaggagcagagggagaaagcagaccccccgctgagcagggatcctgatatgacgctcaatcctaggactccgggatcatgacctgagctgaaggcagacacttcatgactgaaccacccaggtcctccatctcctttcttcttccaacAGACCATCCAGATCCTGTGTGGGGCAATGGTGTTGAGTTGGGGGATTATTTTGGTAtctgttccctcctctccacaATATACCCCGATGCTTTCCATCCTGTTGAAGGCTGCTTACCCATTCGTAGGAGCCTTGAGTGTGAGTAGAGATCCTTAGGAGGatggtggggcagggaagggggggctGGCGGGTAAAGGTGGGAAGTAATCTCTGAGGATGCCACAAGTTTGTCCTGTTATCTGTTCCAAGAGCCCATCAAAGAGACTACATTACATTTAAACTTGTATCTCCTCGGCTTCTCTACACTTTCTCAGACTTGTCCTTGAGGATGTTGGTATCCGGAGTAGCACTGGCCAGGATTTTTTGAATTTTAGCATGTTCTTAAATTTGGGttatatttgtttctcatgttcAGACTAATTGTGATGGATATTCTGGTGGAAGGGACAGAGGTGAGATATCCTATCAAGGGCATATGCTATCAACACGATTTGTCTCTGATGACGTTAACCTTGACCCTGAGGCTGAGGTGGAGTGGtcaggttcctctgctgcaaagtcacttcttccttcatctttccATACTCTACTCTTTGAGAGCCAGTCAAGAAGCACAGCTCACATTGGTAGAGGCACCTTGTCCAGTTTTGAAGACCCAGGATTTATTTAGGTAGACCTGAAGTACTTAATGCTGGGGCTGTGGGATCTACaactcttctcttctccctgttttGTCCCCCTTTTTTCCCATTGTGAAAGGATTTCCTATTACTTCATTGTCCCAAATCTATTAGGTTATGAATATTGTAAAATAGTAGCTTTGACTTCAGGAACACAGCCTTAATGATTCGTTGTGTCCAGCCTTGTCTTCTCTCTGATCACAGCCGCCACTCCACCCTAGCCGGGGACGCCACCAACTTAAAATGTGTGTCTCCGTCCTCCCATATATGTTAACTGcccccactcttttctttttccataccATTGCTTTCATGTTTTCCTCTACATAATGTCTAACTCCAACATTTTCTTCTGTACACATTATTTCCCTGCCCTTAaggccctcattttgtttcctaggATAGATTCCTACTTATAGCTGCCTATGTTCATGCTTTTCTGAATACTCTGGGGAACAAAAGTCATATCTGTGTAATTATTGGGTCTTAACGTTGTAGGTCAATGGTTTTCCAGGACTGTTTTCATAGGAGTTTTCCATAAACACCATGATCATGACATTGTAGCTTCACCTGTACATAGAAACTGACCTCACCATTGTCTCTCCTTTCTGAGTAGTTTGTCATTTCTGGAATTCTATCTGTCATCATGGAGAAAAAGTCAACTAAACTTTTGGTGAGTATGAGAATCAAAACCCACAATGCATGGAAATTGAAGGAGAACTCTTCAAGGTCAATCTCTCTACCTTGCAGAGTTGGAAACTAAGTTCCAGAGCAGATATTTGGCAGAGTCAGGAATTGAGCCTGGCTCTTCAGTATTCCTGTCCACTGCACACTCCTCCAACCACTGTACCCTAAATCACTCTTCATTCAGTGTGTCAAATTATGCCTGGGTCAGTGTCCAGGAATCTATTCTAGAAAAAGACTGCCTTCTTATAATGCCCTTCACATGGTAACTGGCCTTCAGATTTAGATCTTCAACAACAAAGAAGGTGACAGCGTTATAAAGATGTCTATTTGTTGTGGATTCACTGTGTAAACCCATCTGTCCAAACCCTTGAGGAAACACAGTCAAAATGTGACCTAGCTCTCATTCTTTTATCTGTGTGATGtaaaatttatacttttctgGATTTGAGTATGAACTCTCAGGTCCTACAAGTTGTCATTTGTCATTTGGTATTGGCTAAGAAAACAAATTTGCCTGCATTTAACTCTTCTAGGAAAACCAGATttgggagtggcagggagaggaaacCTGTGTGATAAGGAGAAGATTTCTAATCTGTGAATGTTCACTAAGTCTTCACTCAATCCTAGATCCCTCAAGTAGTTTGATGTTGGGGGTCATGGGTGAGAATGCCATATATCACAGTAGCACAAAAATGTAATTTGGAAGCTCGcttacaaatatttcctgaagacAGCAGGAAATTAGAGAGAGTGCTCAAGGACAATGTCAAactatctctttttttccatcagaATTTAGAGATTGATCAATTGGAACCGTCACCTAATCTCCAAACTGCTAGATCGGTGCTGTCCTGTAGAACTTCCTGTGACGATAGAGACACAGTTAGTCACGCTGCCCAGGCTGGTGGTCACAGGTTGCAACTGAtagcttgaaatgtggctagtgaaactgagaaactgaattttaaattttacttttgtttacttTAAATATAAGTAGGCCATGGGACTAGTGACAACCACATTGGCTAGCACAATACAAGAACAGTATTTCTAGATTCTCGAGGGGAGGCTTTTGGGGCTCTTACCCCAGAGAAGAACAATACCAGAGTGAATAGGGCAGTAAACTCAAGGATATAGGGTTTAGCTCAGGCTCACCAGAGTCATCCATCCTGTAGGGAATTCTACTGTGGTCACACATTCTACCTGCCCTTTTGGAGGTTGGGGAAGAAAGCTGTCCCAGAACAAACCCAAATCATTCTAAGAAATGTATCTTCTGGAAATCATGAGTCTTGCTGGCTATCAGAAGGCCCAGGATCATACACTTTATAGTCATTGTTTTGGGAAACTGTGGTTAGGAGGAGAAAAATACACTGCCTATTCTCTACCGTGCCCCTGAAGCTCCTACTGCTGAGCCCCTAAAGAAGGAGCAACCTGGATgggattatataatattttaatttatggcTATTTGGTCTGCCCTGGACTACACTTACCCATAAATAGAGCTTTCAGGATAATCCTAGATCAATTCCCCCTTCCGTGAATTGGAGAAGAAGGGAACAGATTTCTGAGATCTTTTTGTTGATTCCCCTTACTCACCTTATAAATGTAGAAATGAAACCCATAGAGGGAAGTGAAATTAGGGAACTGAGCACTCCAGAAAATGGAGAGGGTCTCAGGCAAAGCTACCACTGGGACCTCAGGTCCTGACATCGAGTCTGATCTTGTTCCTCACCCTGCTGCTAACGTGTTACACCGTCCTTGGGGCTGGGGCTAGAACTCCGGCTATGCTCATTCCTATGGAGCTCTGCCCATGACCATCAGAACCTGTCCACTGCAGGGCTCACCTAAGCCTGAGGACTATGTTCCCACACTCATCTTTgggagtgtgtgtgcatttaAGTGGGTCATGTGTAAGGAAGAGTAGCTTGCTTCATCTGCTTCCTCTGAGTGGCTGATGGCTTCCTCAAGGGGTTTCTGAATGAGtcgagggagagagaaatcataTCTGCTGCATATGGGCATTCTGCAGGCACGGCCTCATGGAGCCCTACTCTCAGTCCTGAATCAAGAATGTAGAAGAGCAATAGTCTCTGCCACCGACTGAATTCCTGCCTAGggagaaatatttcatatattcattcacttgGCCAAGATTTACCTTCTAGGTTCAGAGATGTTGCTAAGTACTGGGGAGACATCCTGGTTGAAGTCTACCGATGCTAGGTCCCCTGACAGAcacagataaaataaatttttgcacTGCCTTGGCAAAGAGGGATAAGAGGCATGTGTTGCTCATCAACAGTGATTCTAACTCAGCCTTTTTCTTTTAGGCTCAGATCGGCGTGGCTGCAAACATTCTGAGCTCTCTATGTGCTCTCGTGGGTTTTATTCTCCTCTCTGTCAACCTGGCTGCTTTGGATCCTGCCTTTTGGAAGTGCGACTTGAACAAAGAGGACAAAGTACCTCTACAACATTTTTATATCCCTTATATGCACCCATATGTTAAGGAAGACTGTTTCATAGCCAAAACCACTCTAGCTGTAAGTATTTTTAGACAGGATTTCCAATCTCTGGAAGGTTCTGAAATCCTTGCCTTTCGTTAATCCTTCTTTTGAAGATCTGTCTAATTCTTTCTGGTTTGGGTATCTGGGGGAAGGCCAGGGCCATGCGAATGGGAGGGGACTGCTTGACTGAGATAAAGTGGCTAGGCTCTGGGGTTACATACCAGTGAGATGAAATGGAAGAGCAAATGTCAAATCAAGTtgatgatgaaaaatgaaaacttactgTTGATAGAGTTTcttaataatcaaaatatttgtgTTGTTAGAGGTATGAAATAGGAGTTTG is part of the Ursus arctos isolate Adak ecotype North America unplaced genomic scaffold, UrsArc2.0 scaffold_120, whole genome shotgun sequence genome and harbors:
- the LOC130541852 gene encoding membrane-spanning 4-domains subfamily A member 6A-like isoform X2, with the protein product MANQTIVVLTPNGINFPQTETPKPTNQTQDSLEKRLKAEIKVLGTIQILCGAMVLSWGIILVSVPSSPQYTPMLSILLKAAYPFVGALSFVISGILSVIMEKKSTKLLAQIGVAANILSSLCALVGFILLSVNLAALDPAFWKCDLNKEDKVPLQHFYIPYMHPYVKEDCFIAKTTLAGTLSVMLICTVLEFCLALLAAAVWWKEAQSNFAGSVLFLPQSYKNKSTIPAKAFSDPGYEELLPS